The following are from one region of the Gryllotalpicola protaetiae genome:
- a CDS encoding MFS transporter, with protein sequence MTATPAQTGTGKFTWRFVTPLLIGPVLNPINTSMIAVALVPISHDLHVTTAVVVWLVAGLYLASAIAQPTMGKLADVFGPKRVYLVGLVVVLVAGILPNIWHDFSAVLISRILIGIGTSAAYPSAMSLIRDQSARLDRQTPPALLSGLSIASQTVAAIGPVLGGLLITGFGWQSIFLVNIPLAAVALVTTIIWVPSDTTRPLRTGPKPTLRDIDPIGIVLFGGALASLLVFLLDLRIDTLWLVGVTVVLVAALVWWSLRSTHPFVDIRMLRRNGALSRTYLRMLLIYFGAYTMMYGFSQWVQGSAGYSADQAGFIQLPTAVLAALTSVAVARNRRLRLPLVLSGAIPFLGGLLIVFLTHASPLWMLLLVAAFFGVPQGLASVSNQQALFRQAPGDQLGTASGLSRTAVYLGSILSSAAIGLAFPHAPTDAGLHGLGITIAVVVGAAAVLALIDPALRSRKSADSERVGDGLQAE encoded by the coding sequence GTGACGGCGACCCCCGCCCAGACCGGCACCGGGAAGTTCACCTGGCGCTTCGTCACTCCTCTGCTGATCGGCCCGGTTCTCAACCCGATCAACACGAGCATGATCGCCGTCGCGCTCGTGCCGATCAGCCACGATCTGCACGTCACGACCGCGGTCGTCGTGTGGCTCGTCGCGGGACTCTACCTCGCCAGCGCGATCGCCCAGCCCACGATGGGCAAGCTCGCCGACGTCTTCGGCCCGAAGCGCGTCTACCTCGTCGGCCTCGTGGTCGTGCTCGTCGCCGGCATCCTGCCGAACATCTGGCACGACTTCTCCGCCGTCCTCATCTCGCGCATCCTGATCGGCATCGGCACCTCGGCCGCCTACCCGTCGGCCATGTCGCTCATCCGCGACCAGAGCGCGCGCCTGGACCGCCAGACCCCGCCCGCCCTGCTCTCGGGCCTGTCGATCGCCAGCCAGACCGTCGCCGCCATCGGCCCGGTGCTCGGCGGTTTGCTGATCACGGGATTCGGCTGGCAGTCGATCTTCCTCGTCAACATCCCGCTCGCAGCCGTCGCACTCGTCACCACGATCATCTGGGTGCCGAGCGACACGACGCGCCCGCTGCGCACCGGGCCGAAGCCGACGCTGCGCGACATCGACCCGATCGGCATCGTGCTGTTCGGGGGCGCGCTCGCGTCGCTGCTCGTCTTCCTGCTCGACCTCAGGATCGACACGCTGTGGCTCGTCGGCGTCACCGTGGTGCTCGTCGCGGCCCTCGTGTGGTGGTCGCTGCGCAGCACGCATCCGTTCGTCGACATCCGCATGCTGCGCCGCAACGGCGCGCTCAGCCGCACCTATCTGCGCATGCTGCTCATCTACTTCGGCGCGTACACGATGATGTACGGCTTCAGCCAGTGGGTGCAGGGCTCGGCCGGCTACTCGGCCGACCAGGCGGGGTTCATCCAGCTGCCGACGGCGGTGCTCGCCGCGCTCACCAGCGTCGCGGTCGCCAGGAACCGCCGGCTACGGCTGCCGCTCGTGCTGTCCGGCGCGATCCCCTTCCTCGGCGGGCTGCTCATCGTCTTCCTCACCCACGCCAGCCCACTGTGGATGCTGCTGCTCGTCGCCGCGTTCTTCGGCGTTCCGCAGGGACTCGCCTCGGTGAGCAACCAGCAGGCGCTCTTCCGCCAGGCGCCGGGCGACCAGCTCGGCACCGCGTCCGGCCTGTCGCGCACGGCGGTCTACCTCGGGTCGATCCTGTCGTCCGCGGCGATCGGCCTCGCCTTCCCGCATGCGCCGACGGATGCCGGCCTGCACGGCCTCGGCATCACGATCGCCGTCGTGGTCGGCGCCGCAGCGGTGCTCGCGCTGATCGACCCCGCGCTCAGGTCGCGCAAGTCCGCCGATTCAGAGCGTGTGGGTGACGGCCTGCAGGCCGAGTGA
- a CDS encoding YeiH family protein produces the protein MKKRLPGLALCVAIALVATGLGTLAPVVGAPVFGIVIGAVIAAFLKPGTVAEAGAAWSGKYVLQASVVVFGTGLSIVEVLQTGWHSLPVMLGTLAIALLGAWLIGRALRLDGDLRTLIGVGTGICGASAIAAAQSVIRAKSADVAYAIGTIFTFNVIAVVTFPFIGRALHMSDHSFGLWAGTAINDTSSVVAASFSFSAAAGAYGIVVKLTRTLMIIPITIALALYKRRQAVKAVRADAAAGTSAEQPGRLAWNKVVPMFLIWFLVAVLVDSLGVIPASWHPYLSQLGSFMITVALAGIGLGTRIGVLKQAGLRPLVLGASLWVLVALSSLGLQAVTHTL, from the coding sequence ATGAAGAAGCGGCTGCCGGGTCTCGCGCTCTGCGTTGCGATCGCGCTGGTCGCCACCGGACTCGGCACGCTCGCCCCGGTCGTCGGCGCCCCGGTGTTCGGCATCGTGATCGGCGCGGTCATCGCCGCGTTCCTGAAGCCGGGCACGGTGGCGGAAGCCGGTGCCGCCTGGTCGGGCAAGTACGTGCTGCAGGCATCCGTCGTCGTCTTCGGCACGGGCCTGTCGATCGTCGAAGTCCTGCAGACCGGCTGGCATTCGCTGCCGGTGATGCTCGGCACGCTCGCGATCGCGCTGCTCGGCGCGTGGCTGATCGGCCGCGCTCTTCGCCTTGACGGCGACCTGCGCACCCTCATCGGCGTCGGCACCGGCATCTGCGGCGCCTCGGCGATCGCGGCGGCCCAGTCGGTGATCCGTGCGAAGTCGGCCGATGTCGCCTACGCGATCGGCACCATCTTCACCTTCAACGTGATCGCGGTGGTCACCTTCCCGTTCATCGGGCGGGCGCTGCACATGAGCGACCACTCCTTCGGGCTGTGGGCGGGCACCGCCATCAACGACACCTCGTCGGTGGTCGCGGCGTCGTTCAGCTTCAGCGCGGCGGCCGGCGCCTACGGCATCGTGGTGAAGCTCACGCGCACGCTCATGATCATCCCGATCACGATCGCGCTGGCGCTCTACAAACGGCGGCAGGCGGTGAAGGCGGTGCGGGCGGATGCGGCGGCCGGCACGTCCGCGGAACAGCCCGGTCGTCTCGCCTGGAACAAGGTCGTGCCGATGTTCCTGATCTGGTTCCTCGTGGCCGTGCTGGTCGACTCTCTCGGGGTGATCCCCGCGTCCTGGCATCCGTATCTCAGCCAACTGGGCAGCTTCATGATCACCGTCGCGCTCGCGGGAATCGGCCTCGGAACGCGCATCGGCGTGCTGAAGCAGGCGGGGCTGCGGCCGCTCGTGCTGGGCGCGAGCCTGTGGGTGCTGGTCGCCCTGTCGTCACTCGGCCTGCAGGCCGTCACCCACACGCTCTGA
- a CDS encoding Ada metal-binding domain-containing protein, whose amino-acid sequence MSSAADGSAVIDPEVAYRAASGRDPRFDGRFFLGVTTTGIYCRPSCPARKPLRRNAVFFPSAAAAVAAGFRACKRCRPDSLPGSRHWDASGDLAARAVRAIRDGAIDELGVAGLARRLSVSERHLHRILISEVGASPVQLNRTRRAQTARTLIEQTSLGLADIAFAAGFGSVRQFNDVMLGEYGVAPSALRRPATRAATPDDAPASDAAPTIVLRLRHRAPYDDGAMRAFQRAHAIPGMDLIGADGAFTTPVPATHGPALATVDWAASGDEHLTVRIRPADIADLTGIVAKLRRWLDLDADPQLIADALGHDPVIGPLIAARPGLRTPGSLDGPTTAMLTVVGQAVSLKAAGVFASRLVGTFGAPVGESGLRAFPTAQTVADAGAEALREIGLTGSRAAALHRLAGALAGGLELSPAADRAEARRELLALPGIGPWTADYIALRALGDPDSFAPDDLVLKKSLGAKTARQASVIAAAWSPWRSYAAMHLWTASAYLP is encoded by the coding sequence ATGAGCAGCGCAGCAGACGGCTCAGCCGTCATCGACCCGGAGGTGGCGTACCGTGCGGCCTCGGGCCGCGACCCGCGCTTCGACGGGCGCTTCTTCCTCGGCGTGACGACCACGGGCATCTACTGCCGGCCGTCGTGCCCCGCGCGCAAGCCGCTGCGCCGCAATGCGGTGTTCTTCCCGAGCGCCGCGGCGGCCGTGGCCGCCGGTTTCCGCGCGTGCAAGCGATGCCGCCCCGACTCGCTGCCCGGGTCGCGGCACTGGGACGCGAGCGGCGACCTGGCGGCGCGCGCCGTGCGGGCGATCCGCGACGGCGCGATCGACGAGCTCGGCGTGGCCGGGCTCGCCCGGCGGCTGTCGGTCAGCGAGCGGCACCTGCACCGGATCCTGATCAGCGAGGTCGGCGCCTCGCCCGTGCAGCTCAACCGCACCCGCCGCGCGCAGACCGCCCGCACCCTCATCGAGCAGACGAGCCTCGGCCTCGCCGACATCGCGTTCGCCGCCGGGTTCGGAAGCGTGCGCCAGTTCAACGACGTCATGCTCGGCGAATACGGGGTGGCCCCGTCGGCGTTGCGGCGCCCGGCAACCCGGGCCGCAACCCCCGATGACGCGCCCGCCTCGGACGCCGCCCCGACCATCGTGCTGCGGCTGCGCCACCGGGCGCCGTACGACGACGGGGCGATGCGGGCGTTCCAGCGCGCACATGCCATTCCCGGCATGGACCTCATCGGCGCCGACGGCGCCTTCACGACTCCCGTTCCTGCAACGCACGGCCCGGCGCTCGCGACCGTCGACTGGGCGGCCTCGGGCGATGAGCACCTCACGGTGCGCATCCGCCCGGCCGACATCGCAGACCTTACCGGCATCGTGGCGAAGCTGCGGCGCTGGCTCGACCTCGACGCCGATCCGCAGCTCATCGCCGACGCGCTCGGGCATGACCCGGTCATCGGGCCGCTCATCGCCGCGCGGCCCGGCCTGCGCACCCCCGGCTCGCTCGACGGCCCGACGACCGCGATGCTGACGGTCGTCGGCCAGGCCGTGTCGCTCAAGGCCGCCGGCGTGTTCGCGAGCCGCCTGGTCGGCACGTTCGGCGCACCGGTCGGGGAGTCCGGCCTGCGCGCGTTCCCCACCGCTCAGACCGTCGCGGACGCCGGCGCAGAGGCGCTGCGCGAGATCGGCCTCACCGGCTCTCGAGCCGCCGCACTGCATCGTCTCGCGGGCGCGCTCGCCGGCGGCCTCGAGCTGAGCCCTGCGGCCGACCGAGCCGAGGCGCGCCGCGAGCTGCTGGCGCTGCCGGGCATCGGCCCGTGGACCGCCGACTACATCGCCCTGCGCGCCCTCGGCGACCCCGACTCGTTCGCTCCAGACGACCTCGTGCTGAAGAAGTCGCTCGGCGCGAAGACCGCGCGCCAAGCATCCGTCATCGCCGCTGCCTGGTCGCCGTGGCGCAGCTACGCGGCCATGCACCTGTGGACCGCGTCGGCCTATCTGCCCTGA
- a CDS encoding cutinase family protein, giving the protein MTRALRRMPGAAAAALVSLALALTLAAPAAAAPGRSATPTPAPTKSAAAKAPTCPDYEFIGARGSGEDNGVPAKKRYTSANPTLGMGGPVSDVFKRIQATAAANDTTITPYPVPYPAVGIDAVSTDALVSGDLSAYSKSVELGAHAAAAELDRLSRSCPETGAIVSGYSQGAQTIVEAVLSATPNARKSIVAAVFFGNTYFASSDTADDYGSFAPGLDGYLVRTSSAGGSAAAGSPADGDGTAASSSPSYGTGSTDWAAKFEGAPIFDYCHDGDPICGLVDERTIDGVAYPVRDFAHIVASTGDASGSPSVLTHHTTYQRGDTANAAQQLRVTLGLPLLAAAKLNAQLTGPQTAEVGTLTRFNAGGSLSDPADPIVDYRWTIDGGTAAQRQFTTTDPVMSATFLTPGAHTVSLRLTTESGAHAVTSTHPMVVAAATAAPRAPAKITATGGDASVTLSWPAVTSAEFYTVTDAKGKLLTAFTPLVTGQQTVSWTDGGLSNGKARSYRVYAVNSMGASTASKQADATPKAAAQRATGAPVSLPTPATTLVDPELTWSLGLGLIVVALALALIRSRPPRPRRTPRR; this is encoded by the coding sequence GTGACCCGAGCGCTTCGACGGATGCCCGGCGCGGCCGCCGCCGCGCTGGTGTCGCTCGCCCTCGCGCTGACCCTGGCCGCCCCGGCCGCCGCCGCCCCCGGCCGCTCTGCCACCCCCACCCCGGCGCCGACGAAATCCGCCGCGGCAAAGGCGCCGACCTGCCCCGACTACGAGTTCATCGGCGCGCGCGGATCTGGCGAAGACAACGGGGTGCCGGCGAAGAAGCGCTACACCTCAGCGAATCCCACGCTGGGCATGGGCGGCCCCGTCTCCGACGTGTTCAAGCGCATCCAGGCCACGGCCGCCGCGAACGACACCACGATCACGCCCTATCCCGTGCCGTATCCGGCCGTCGGCATCGACGCCGTCAGCACCGACGCGCTCGTCAGTGGCGACCTCAGCGCGTACTCGAAGTCCGTCGAACTCGGCGCGCACGCCGCGGCCGCCGAGCTCGACCGGCTCAGTCGCAGCTGCCCCGAGACTGGCGCCATCGTGTCGGGTTACTCGCAGGGCGCGCAGACGATCGTCGAGGCGGTGCTGTCGGCGACGCCGAACGCACGCAAGAGCATCGTCGCCGCGGTGTTCTTCGGGAACACCTACTTCGCCTCGTCGGACACGGCCGACGACTACGGCAGCTTCGCACCGGGTCTCGATGGCTATCTGGTGCGCACCAGCTCGGCGGGCGGGTCGGCCGCTGCAGGCTCCCCGGCCGACGGTGATGGCACAGCCGCCTCGTCGTCGCCCTCATACGGCACCGGAAGCACCGATTGGGCTGCGAAGTTCGAGGGCGCCCCGATCTTCGACTACTGCCACGATGGCGATCCCATCTGCGGCCTCGTCGACGAGCGCACGATCGACGGCGTCGCCTACCCGGTGCGGGACTTCGCGCACATCGTCGCGAGCACCGGCGACGCGAGCGGCAGCCCGAGCGTCCTCACCCATCACACGACATATCAGCGCGGCGACACCGCCAACGCCGCGCAGCAGCTGCGTGTCACGCTGGGCCTGCCGCTGCTCGCGGCGGCCAAGCTGAACGCCCAGTTGACGGGCCCGCAGACCGCCGAGGTCGGCACCCTGACCCGCTTCAACGCCGGCGGCAGCCTGAGCGACCCCGCCGACCCGATCGTCGACTACCGGTGGACGATCGACGGCGGCACCGCCGCGCAACGGCAGTTCACCACGACCGACCCTGTGATGTCCGCCACCTTCCTCACCCCGGGCGCGCACACCGTCTCGTTGCGCCTGACCACGGAAAGCGGAGCGCACGCCGTCACGTCGACGCACCCCATGGTCGTCGCCGCGGCGACCGCCGCCCCACGTGCCCCCGCCAAGATCACCGCAACGGGTGGCGACGCGTCGGTCACCCTGAGTTGGCCGGCCGTCACGAGCGCTGAGTTCTATACGGTGACGGATGCCAAGGGCAAGCTGCTCACCGCGTTCACGCCCCTCGTGACCGGCCAGCAGACCGTGTCCTGGACGGACGGCGGCCTCAGCAACGGCAAGGCCCGCTCATACCGCGTATATGCCGTGAACAGCATGGGAGCCAGCACCGCTTCGAAGCAGGCCGACGCGACGCCGAAGGCCGCAGCTCAGCGCGCCACGGGCGCACCGGTCAGCCTGCCGACCCCGGCCACGACCCTGGTCGACCCGGAGCTCACCTGGTCGCTCGGGCTTGGGCTGATCGTCGTCGCGCTGGCACTCGCCTTGATCAGGAGCCGGCCGCCCCGCCCGCGGAGAACCCCTCGCCGGTGA
- a CDS encoding DinB family protein, which produces MPITPDDKDWTWVLERPCPECGFDPAAFGYRDVPGLTRENVGAWQRAISGVVDVDVRPDDSTWSPLEYAAHVRDVFRIMHARLNLMLVLRDPEFASWDQDETAVEQDYNSQDPSRVVIDLTTAGLALADAFEAVPDSSLGRSGRRSNGSVFTVETLASYFLHDAVHHRWDVTGEGFSAGGAAGS; this is translated from the coding sequence ATGCCGATCACTCCCGACGACAAGGACTGGACCTGGGTGCTCGAGCGCCCCTGCCCCGAGTGCGGGTTCGACCCGGCCGCTTTCGGCTACCGGGACGTACCGGGGCTGACACGCGAGAACGTCGGCGCGTGGCAGCGCGCGATCTCCGGCGTCGTCGACGTCGACGTGCGGCCGGATGACTCGACCTGGTCGCCGCTCGAATACGCGGCGCATGTGCGCGACGTGTTCCGCATCATGCATGCACGGCTGAACCTCATGCTCGTCCTCCGCGACCCCGAGTTCGCAAGCTGGGACCAGGACGAGACCGCGGTCGAGCAGGACTACAACAGCCAGGACCCTTCACGGGTGGTGATCGACCTCACCACGGCCGGGCTCGCCCTCGCCGACGCGTTCGAGGCCGTGCCTGACTCGTCGCTGGGGCGCAGCGGCCGTCGCAGCAACGGCTCGGTGTTCACGGTCGAGACCCTCGCGAGCTACTTCCTGCACGACGCGGTGCACCACCGCTGGGACGTCACCGGCGAGGGGTTCTCCGCGGGCGGGGCGGCCGGCTCCTGA
- a CDS encoding serine hydrolase domain-containing protein, translating into MAPRGVRGRRAKRALAAIALGLSALLLAGCGSGAGGARVAAIGAEAGDRMPDATAKQLQDALDNAVKLSGGSGGIAGVWAPWAGTWTAASGTESRDKGAAPMNLDSSFRIGSITKTATCTVLLKLAEAGKVRLDDEVSTYLPRMVGLNGLTLGALCQNTSGFADYWNGLAPQMVTNPGRSWDAVELINSGLGQARVGAPGQTWSYSNAGFVLLGLALQTATHTSWQSLYTSYVTGPLGIDETTTLPTGTKLPSPAPIGYAADRDPVTGATNCSVLDNDTALSPSALQQAGGLVSDLDDTASLVHAVAAGSLLAKGGSAQQQKVVNMSDAMPSWAQYGLGVEKMGPLIGHASAVPGFATAAYSDPKSGLTVVVMVNNSTPGANFARLVALQLASIGSKAPAGAGHTQPAIGLPWTADQLAAVLPSETGCNAAAAPADPALAAIASIGPDY; encoded by the coding sequence ATGGCGCCTCGAGGTGTCAGGGGGCGGCGCGCGAAACGCGCGCTCGCCGCGATCGCGCTCGGGCTGAGCGCGCTGCTGCTCGCGGGTTGCGGCAGCGGAGCGGGCGGCGCGCGTGTCGCGGCGATCGGGGCAGAGGCAGGCGATCGGATGCCTGACGCGACCGCCAAGCAGCTGCAGGACGCCCTCGACAACGCCGTCAAGCTCTCGGGCGGCAGCGGCGGAATCGCCGGGGTGTGGGCGCCGTGGGCGGGCACGTGGACGGCCGCCTCCGGCACCGAGTCGCGCGACAAGGGCGCCGCCCCGATGAACCTGGACTCGTCGTTCCGCATCGGCTCGATCACGAAGACCGCCACCTGCACCGTGCTGCTCAAGCTGGCGGAGGCGGGAAAGGTGCGGCTCGACGACGAGGTGTCGACGTATCTGCCCCGCATGGTCGGCCTCAACGGGCTCACCCTCGGCGCGCTGTGCCAGAACACGTCGGGCTTCGCGGACTACTGGAACGGCCTGGCGCCGCAGATGGTGACCAACCCGGGCCGCAGCTGGGACGCGGTCGAGCTGATCAACAGCGGGCTCGGGCAGGCGCGGGTCGGCGCGCCGGGCCAGACCTGGTCGTATTCGAACGCGGGATTCGTGCTGCTCGGGCTCGCACTGCAGACCGCCACTCACACGAGTTGGCAGTCGCTCTACACGAGCTATGTCACGGGCCCGCTCGGCATCGACGAGACGACCACGCTTCCGACGGGCACGAAGCTGCCGTCGCCGGCGCCGATCGGGTACGCGGCCGACCGCGACCCCGTCACCGGCGCGACGAACTGCTCGGTGCTCGACAACGACACCGCGCTCTCGCCGTCGGCGCTGCAGCAGGCAGGCGGACTCGTGAGCGACCTCGACGACACGGCGTCGCTGGTGCACGCGGTGGCGGCCGGCTCTCTGCTCGCGAAGGGCGGATCGGCGCAGCAGCAGAAGGTCGTGAACATGTCCGATGCGATGCCCTCATGGGCGCAGTACGGCCTCGGCGTCGAGAAGATGGGGCCGCTGATCGGGCACGCGAGCGCCGTCCCCGGATTCGCGACCGCCGCCTACAGCGACCCGAAGTCGGGGCTCACGGTCGTCGTGATGGTGAACAACTCGACCCCAGGAGCGAACTTCGCCCGGCTGGTCGCGCTGCAGCTCGCCTCGATCGGGTCGAAGGCGCCGGCGGGCGCCGGGCACACGCAGCCGGCGATCGGCCTGCCGTGGACCGCCGATCAGCTCGCCGCGGTGCTGCCGTCCGAGACCGGGTGCAATGCGGCGGCGGCCCCCGCAGATCCCGCGCTCGCCGCGATCGCGTCGATCGGGCCGGATTACTGA